The Gopherus flavomarginatus isolate rGopFla2 chromosome 20, rGopFla2.mat.asm, whole genome shotgun sequence region gtcctgcctcctggcccccccaccccactctaaccactataccctactcccttcccagagccagagagagaacccagaagtcctggctcccagctccctccctgctctaaccactagaccccgttCCCTTCCCCGagctagaacccaggcgtcctggctcccagccccatggcCCTGGCCGGGGGTGGAGGTGGGTTGCCCTCACCGGGTAGTTTCAAAGGCATGGCGCACACCGAATTCGCACAGATTTTCCAGAGCCCCGAGTGGACGAAGACGCCGTCCCGTCTCGCCTCCAGCCAGTGCTCGGAGCTCAGGGCCGCCACCAGAagcaggaggctgagcagagCCAGGACGGTGCTGGGGATCTGGAGAGGCAGCAtcgcggggaggggggagctcaggggcGGGGGGCAGCGCTGGGATCCGGGGAGCACCTGGGTCGGGGTCGGGGGGGGAATGAGAGTCAGACGgaaaccccagcccagagcagtaaggggcagagctggagagacagacagattgggggcaggggagtctGGAGAGGGATGGGGGGCCCTTACCCATACACCAGCCTCTCTGGGTCACCAACTGCCAtagaacctcccctccccccacctgggACCCCAGCGCAGAGCCGGGGGagaccccagcccagctcccgcCTTCGGGGGGTGGACGGatggaggagtgaggggggacggcggggtgggggtgttaggggctggctggaggggctgtggggccagacggacccctgggttccccatGCCCCCTGGGCTGTGCAGGGGACTCTGTTTCAATAATCCCCCCTGTGCCCCAGGGGACGGCCGAGGTCAGGGCGGGCTGCGAGAAGGGAGAGCAGATATTCCCCaaacccacagccagccccaagcTGTGCtcctaaccccccaccccaccgggTACGGAGAAGCTGCCCCGCAGCCAGTCAATCCAGCCTGGCCACACAGCCATGGGAAGCCTTTGCCCCCTTACTCCACGATTCCTGCCCCGGCTCTGCACAGGGCACGTGATCCACTCGCCGGCAGCCTCCCGGAGCCGAGGGGAAGggtccagctctgcgagacactgTCCATAATGGGAAGGGTCATTTCAGGCCCCCGCAGCCAGCTGGGAGGAGAACGGGCAGGTTTCTCCCCGCTGGAAGTCGATGGATGTCACAGGGTCTTTCCAACGTGGACGGAAAATCTTCAGCATCTTCACTGGCATTAGAAACAGGACCTGTCTGTTCCAAAGCCTGGCCGCCGAGAGGAGACACCAGCCAGGTGGTGGCAGATCCCAGCCCACCACCAACCAGCCCCAACCCTGCTTAGCaggagacagaacccaggagtcctggtgcctgCCCCcttctgaccactagaccccactccattcccttccctgagccagggacagaacccaggagtcctggctccctgcccccttctgaccactagaccccactccattcccttccctgagccagggacagaacccaggagtcctggctccctgccccgttctgaccactagaccccactcccctccccttcccgagccagggagagaacccaggagtccagactccctccagccccctcccccagcagtaaccccctataccccactcccctcccagagccagggagagaacccaggagtcctggctccctccggccccctcccccagctctaacccaccagaccctactccctgcccaaagcaggggagagaacccaggagtcctggccgtCTTTGATACACATCTGTCTCTGATGGGGAATCAGTCACCAGACAGGCGGCTCTGTGAACAGGCCCTTTAATCTCCATGGAACAagggggcacacacacacacacacacagtggctgGGGGAAACAGCCTGGCAGGCTGCAGGCTCCGTCCGGCCCCCGGCTCTGTCCCTGGGGGCAGCGCAGGCCCCACACTCAGCTCCATGAAGATCCTTGGGAAAAAAATGTCACCAcacctgggaggaggggagaaaaacagAGTCAGGGTAGAGGTGGGACCCACGGGGACGTCTCAGGGCCGGGCAAGCCAGCCCCATGCTGCGTCGCTGCACGGCTGCTACCCcgcggccccaccccagaggtggctgcatctcagtgctgggagaggggtccccgcatcccaccccagaggtgccAGCATCTCAGTGCCGGGAGAGGGGTCACCACggccccacctcagaggtggctgcatctcagtgccaggaGAGGGATCCCCATGGCCccacccagaagtggctgcatctcagtaccGGGTGAGGGGACCCtacggccccaccccagaggtggctgcatctcagtgctagGTGAGGGGTCTCTGCAGCCCTacgcagaggtggctgcatctcagtgcaggGTGAGGGGTCTCCACGTCCCACCGCAGAGGTGGTTGAATCTCagtgccgggtgaggggtccccgtgtcccaccccagaggtggctacatctcagtgccgggtgaggggtccccgcgtcccaccccagagatggctgcacctCAGTGCCAGGTGAGGGGTCCTTGCGtcccaccccagaagcagctgcatttcaatccaccccccagccccgctgcACTCACTGGCTAGGAGGGCGAGTGGGCAGGCGGCCCAGCCCAGGCCGAAGGCCCACCCGAAGCTGACTCGAGCCGAGGAGCCCATCATGCTCTTCGCGCTCTGGGATGTGAACACGGCCATGGCGATGGTGGCACAGAGACCTGGGACCAAAGGGTAGAACCCGGAGTCAGCTGGGCGCAGCGGCTGGAGCGAGGGCTGGGACGAAGCTGCCGGCGATCGAGCGCTGGGGCGTCGGTGTGACCCCCGCGTGGGCAGCCCCAGCTACTCGCTCACCCTGGGCCTTGAGTGGCCAATGAAGGGGGAGACACCAGGTTTTCTCCCCGACGGGAGGACAGGCAggatggtgaccagatgtcccaattttatagggacagtcccaatttttgggtctttttcttatataggctcctattaccccccacccccatcccgatttttcacactcgctCTCTGGTCCCCCTAACGGGCAGCGACCTCCCGGCCTACGCCGCGCTCCGACAAGGCAGCGCCGATTCCGGAACGATCGCCGGGTGGGCGGGAAGGGGAGCAGGGCGTTGAAGCCGTGAGGTGGGGACGATCGGCACCACGCCAGGGGACTAGCTGAGAGTCCAAGGGGCCGAAGTCCCCGGGCACTGGATCAGGGCCACccggggagggcaggaggggcaaTTCGAcccaggccccaggctctgcaggggctcccaagagagtttttcggggcccctggagcggggtccttcacttgttccgggtcttcggcggcaattcggagaCGGGGGGTCCTTTCGCTCTGGGACTCAcagccgaagtgccccaaagacccgcggcgaggggtccttccgccctgggacccgacaccaaagaccccaggcccctcaagcctctgggcggccctgcactgGATATAGCTGAGAAACCTGGTGAGGCAAAGACCTGGGGTGGCGAAGGAAACCGGCCCCTTGGTCGTCCGCGGCAGGTCGGGATGGAGAGAAAGCCAGAGGCAGCTGGCTACGAAATGTCCCATGCCCTGAGTGTGTTGCTTAAATCTTAGCCGTTAGGATGCAAATTTGCCTTTGTCCCGGGCCCCAGAACAGGCTTTAAACCTCCCATCAGCGAGGACCAGGACGGGGAGGGACCAGgatggggggctgtgggcaggctGCTGGGGGGTGACCCCGGGTGGCATGGTCCATGGATGCTCAGGGAGGCAGCCTTGCGGCGGCCCGGGCTGTGAGCTACAGCAGCAGAACATTTTAAGGCACCCCCTCTCTGGGCGGGAGAGAACCCCCAGGTCCCTGGTGTGGGAGGGACTGCATATCCGTAGGCGTCGCCGGGGGGAGGAGGCCCCGGGGGGGCAGTACCGGCACTGAAGCTGCCCACGGCAGAGACCAGGGTCAGGGGCACGGAGCCGAGGTGAGAGCGGAAGAACGAGGCGAGGAGAGCCAAGCAGGAGAGAAACGCAGCGATCACAGCCAGGATCAGGCAAACCCTGCTGGCCCTCATGCGATCTGAGGAGACAAGAGAGACCAGGGCTGAAATGGAGAATGAGATGGCAACAAACTAcctcagaacccaggaatcctggctcccacctgccccaacccttgctctaaccactagtccccactcccctcgcagagccaggaagagaacccaggagtcctggctcccaacccccctgctctaaaCACTAGTCCTCACTCCCCTCgcaagccagggagagaacccaggagtcctggctcccaatccccctgctctaaccacttgtccccactcccctcccagagccagggagagaacccaggagccctggctcccagcactccctgctctaacccatagaccccactcccctcgcagagctggggctagGACCCGGGAGTCCTGGCCGTGTCTGGTGGAGgtggctggtggcagaggtgggatcccTGGTGGCACCCGGCTGCCCTACCTGGTACAGTCAAAGGTATCAGGCACCTCAGATTCATACAGAATTTCCACAGCCCCGAATGGATCAACATTTGGTTTTCCGTCGTCAGCAGCCAGTGGTCAGAGCCCAgagccgccagcagcagcaggagactgagcagggccaggctggggctggcgaTTCGGAGACACGGCATCGCAGGGCGggggggttggggcccagg contains the following coding sequences:
- the LOC127037995 gene encoding protein NKG7-like codes for the protein MPCLRIASPSLALLSLLLLLAALGSDHWLLTTENQMLIHSGLWKFCMNLRCLIPLTVPDRMRASRVCLILAVIAAFLSCLALLASFFRSHLGSVPLTLVSAVGSFSAGLCATIAMAVFTSQSAKSMMGSSARVSFGWAFGLGWAACPLALLASVVTFFSQGSSWS